In Pedobacter sp. WC2423, the following are encoded in one genomic region:
- a CDS encoding transglycosylase domain-containing protein, translating to MFKEIHNKYLRYFSVFIFCIIIFFCALQLNFLWLFGYSPSYKDIKLPTQSVGSELYTSDGKLIGRYYKENRTPVIFKQISPSVIHALVATEDVRFYKHMGIDFRSLLSSGLSTATGDKRGASTITQQLAKNMYRTRYNKSQGFIKHIPVIRTIVSKLKEWMTAVKLEGNYSKNEIITMYLNTVSFGNNAYGIKTAARVYFDKQTDSLSVPESAMLVGMLKGTTTYNPIRNPERALERRNVSLSQMNKYGYITAAELTQYKNTPVKLKEGREDEGSDGDSYLRAAVAKYLESWCNKNGYDLYEDGLKIYTTIDSKLQKYAEEAVAEQMKVIQRRFYSVWGNEDPWQDSEKKKVDYPGRAMKNLPIYARLEKKYPNNPDSITAYFNKKKKMKIFTYKGDRDTLFSTLDSIRYYGKIMNTGMMTLDPFNGKIKVWVGGLDHKFFKYDHVNQSKRQAGSTFKPFAYLAAFESGMSPCDTFIDKPVKIKYEEKGKTEYWEPRNASWDNSYRETSLRAAMGRSINTITAQVTEKVGWENVVKWAHECGIDSHLESVPSVSLGPNDVSVFEMVRAYGTFLNKGVRTDPILVERITDQDGNSLEDFVAKTKKVISEEIAWLMLYMFRGGMDEPGGTSRALWEWDLWKQNNQIGGKTGTSSDYVDAWYMGITKDLVTGVWVGCDERSAHFKNGETGEGSRTALPIFAKFMEKVYHDKSTGYTYGPFPKATVPITRNYNCPTPVYTVDTTKTDSVATDSLHVAVPAEGDKPAEKPDEVKSETPEAPVKQLAPAAVPLTRKEERELRRKKRQEEKDKKKEEEKKKDEEKKKNEGKNK from the coding sequence ATGTTTAAAGAGATCCATAATAAATACCTGCGCTATTTCTCCGTATTTATTTTCTGTATCATCATTTTCTTCTGTGCACTTCAACTGAATTTTCTGTGGCTGTTCGGCTACTCTCCTTCCTACAAGGACATTAAATTACCTACTCAAAGTGTGGGTTCAGAACTTTACACTTCAGATGGGAAGCTAATAGGAAGATATTATAAAGAAAACCGTACCCCTGTTATTTTCAAACAGATCTCACCAAGTGTGATCCATGCACTGGTCGCAACAGAAGATGTCCGTTTCTACAAACATATGGGGATTGATTTCAGGTCATTATTATCAAGTGGGCTTTCTACAGCCACGGGTGATAAAAGAGGTGCAAGTACGATCACCCAGCAGCTGGCAAAAAACATGTACCGGACCAGGTATAACAAATCACAGGGCTTTATCAAGCATATCCCGGTCATCAGAACCATAGTTTCCAAATTAAAAGAATGGATGACAGCTGTAAAACTGGAAGGCAACTATTCCAAGAATGAAATTATTACCATGTACCTGAATACAGTTTCATTCGGAAATAATGCTTACGGGATAAAAACAGCAGCAAGAGTTTATTTTGATAAACAAACAGATTCACTAAGCGTACCTGAATCTGCCATGTTAGTGGGCATGCTGAAAGGAACGACTACTTATAACCCAATCAGAAATCCTGAAAGAGCGTTAGAAAGAAGAAACGTTTCTTTATCACAAATGAATAAGTATGGCTATATCACAGCTGCTGAACTTACACAATATAAAAATACACCGGTTAAACTTAAAGAAGGCAGAGAAGACGAAGGCAGTGACGGTGATTCATACCTGAGGGCCGCAGTAGCTAAATACCTGGAAAGCTGGTGTAATAAAAACGGATATGATCTTTATGAAGATGGTCTTAAAATATATACTACTATTGACTCTAAACTTCAAAAATATGCGGAGGAAGCTGTAGCAGAACAAATGAAAGTTATTCAGCGCAGGTTTTACAGTGTTTGGGGAAATGAAGATCCATGGCAGGATTCTGAAAAGAAGAAAGTAGATTACCCTGGCCGGGCGATGAAGAATCTTCCGATTTATGCAAGGCTGGAGAAAAAATATCCAAACAACCCTGATTCTATAACTGCTTATTTCAATAAGAAGAAAAAGATGAAAATCTTCACCTATAAAGGTGACCGTGATACACTTTTCTCTACGCTGGATTCTATCCGTTATTATGGTAAAATCATGAATACCGGGATGATGACTCTGGATCCTTTCAATGGCAAGATTAAAGTATGGGTAGGTGGTTTAGATCATAAGTTCTTTAAATATGACCACGTAAACCAATCCAAACGTCAGGCGGGTTCAACTTTCAAACCATTCGCTTACCTGGCTGCCTTTGAAAGCGGTATGAGCCCTTGCGATACTTTCATTGACAAACCTGTTAAAATCAAATACGAAGAAAAAGGTAAAACAGAATATTGGGAGCCTAGAAATGCCAGCTGGGACAACAGTTACCGTGAAACCTCCCTGCGTGCTGCAATGGGTCGTTCGATCAATACAATTACTGCACAGGTAACAGAAAAAGTAGGCTGGGAAAATGTAGTTAAATGGGCGCATGAGTGTGGTATTGACAGTCATCTGGAATCGGTGCCTTCTGTAAGTTTAGGCCCTAATGATGTTTCTGTATTTGAAATGGTGAGAGCTTATGGAACATTCCTGAATAAAGGAGTAAGAACAGATCCGATTTTAGTAGAAAGAATCACGGATCAGGATGGTAATTCACTGGAAGATTTCGTTGCTAAAACCAAAAAAGTAATTTCTGAAGAGATTGCATGGTTGATGCTTTATATGTTCAGAGGTGGGATGGATGAACCAGGAGGAACTTCAAGAGCACTTTGGGAATGGGATCTTTGGAAACAAAATAACCAGATTGGTGGTAAAACAGGAACCTCTTCAGATTATGTAGATGCCTGGTATATGGGAATTACCAAAGACCTGGTAACAGGTGTCTGGGTTGGTTGTGATGAACGTTCAGCTCACTTTAAGAATGGTGAAACTGGTGAAGGATCACGTACGGCTTTACCTATTTTCGCTAAGTTTATGGAAAAGGTTTACCATGATAAGAGTACAGGTTACACTTACGGGCCATTCCCGAAAGCTACAGTACCAATTACAAGAAACTATAACTGCCCTACCCCGGTTTATACGGTAGATACCACTAAAACTGATAGCGTAGCTACAGATTCATTACACGTAGCTGTACCTGCAGAAGGAGATAAACCTGCGGAGAAGCCCGATGAAGTAAAAAGCGAAACTCCGGAAGCTCCTGTAAAACAACTGGCACCAGCAGCAGTGCCACTGACCAGAAAAGAAGAACGGGAACTCAGAAGAAAGAAACGTCAGGAAGAGAAGGATAAGAAAAAAGAAGAGGAAAAGAAAAAAGACGAAGAGAAGAAAAAGAACGAGGGTAAAAACAAATAA
- a CDS encoding polyphosphate kinase 2 family protein gives MSKETSRFLAPAGQKIKLKDYSTHYNGDLGKKVGKATLASIKERLSNHQETLYAENSHSVLIIFQAMDAAGKDSAISHVMSGLNPQGCQVFSFKTPNSNEYAHDFLWRHYLALPQRGRIGIHNRSHYENVLVCKVHPEYILNERIPGYDEVKKVDKNFWKARYESIRNFEKQLTENGTVILKFFLNVSQDEQKVRFLDRINDPSKNWKFSSADIAERALWKDYMVAYEDAITETSTENAPWYIIPADKKWFARLTISQILEETFKGMKLKYPVLPEGEMDKLEGYKKNLMGEG, from the coding sequence ATGAGTAAAGAAACCAGCCGCTTTTTAGCGCCCGCAGGTCAAAAAATAAAGTTAAAAGACTACAGTACCCATTATAATGGAGATTTGGGTAAGAAAGTTGGTAAGGCAACACTCGCCTCTATTAAGGAAAGATTAAGCAATCACCAGGAAACATTATATGCTGAAAATTCACATTCTGTACTGATTATTTTTCAGGCGATGGATGCCGCAGGAAAGGATAGTGCAATTTCACATGTGATGTCTGGTTTAAATCCACAAGGTTGCCAGGTATTTAGTTTTAAAACCCCAAATTCCAATGAGTATGCGCATGATTTTTTATGGAGACATTATCTTGCGCTGCCCCAGAGAGGAAGAATTGGTATCCATAACCGGTCACATTACGAAAATGTACTGGTTTGTAAGGTTCACCCTGAATATATATTAAATGAAAGAATTCCAGGATATGATGAGGTTAAAAAAGTGGACAAGAACTTTTGGAAAGCACGTTATGAAAGCATCCGTAATTTCGAGAAACAGCTTACTGAGAATGGTACGGTGATTCTTAAGTTCTTTCTTAATGTTTCGCAGGATGAACAAAAGGTGCGTTTTCTGGATCGGATAAATGATCCTTCAAAAAACTGGAAGTTCTCCTCTGCAGATATTGCTGAAAGAGCACTCTGGAAAGATTATATGGTGGCCTACGAAGATGCAATTACAGAAACATCCACTGAAAATGCTCCATGGTATATTATTCCTGCTGATAAAAAGTGGTTTGCCCGTTTGACCATCAGCCAGATCCTGGAAGAGACTTTCAAAGGAATGAAACTCAAATATCCTGTATTGCCGGAGGGAGAAATGGATAAATTAGAGGGATATAAGAAAAACTTAATGGGGGAAGGGTAA
- a CDS encoding TonB-dependent receptor plug domain-containing protein yields the protein MTKRKFALDGICNSFFGFSAIVWLGVFVPYNSSAQTDSVKKANDLKEVFIRAIKLGKRQLSASPLQILSGKDLERLNSLSVADAIRFFSGVQLKDYGGIGGLKTINVRSMGTNHTAVFYDGVQLGNAQNGQVDLGKFSLDNIEEIELYNGQKSTIFQSARGFASGSSLYLNAKQPEFENGQTDHLKASVKGGSFGLINPSVLWQHKISDAVSASLSTEYKNANGRYKFRYTNGVYDSTFVRKNADIETMRVEAGLNGKLQDSSVWAAKVYYYKDHQGLPGAIVSNRYDFTQRLWNENFFVQSSYKKEKGRYNLMASAKYAQDYVRYLDPDFVKDDGFLDNRFKQRELYLSLTNRYKINSFWDVVLSGDYQYNTLDANLDYFAYPTRNTFLTALATLIHFDRIDVQANLLSTYVNDKVKQFFSAGNKNELTPTVMVSWQPFDHLKEFRIRSFYKSIFRMPTFNDLYYTSIGNTLLKPEYTKQYDLGFTYIKVFKGHRLQQISIQTDAYYNSVKNKIVAVPSANLFRWSMQNLGKVQIKGLDVNIQTAWGIMADLSLTTGLTYTYQQALNVTNKNLNYRNQIVYTPVNSGSFILGADWKNLAMNYSYIYVGQRFNQGANNVYNYVPAWYTHDIAFHYTKMLKHDRFRLSAEVNNFLNQYYDVIANFPMPGRSYRFTLAYSY from the coding sequence ATGACTAAAAGAAAATTTGCCTTAGATGGCATCTGTAATTCTTTTTTCGGCTTTTCTGCTATAGTATGGCTTGGGGTTTTTGTGCCTTATAATTCTTCTGCGCAAACCGATTCTGTTAAAAAAGCGAATGACCTGAAAGAAGTTTTTATTCGTGCTATAAAACTTGGCAAACGCCAGCTTTCCGCTTCTCCATTACAAATCTTGTCTGGTAAAGATCTTGAAAGATTAAACAGTTTATCTGTTGCAGATGCAATCCGGTTTTTCTCCGGTGTACAATTGAAAGATTATGGAGGGATAGGAGGCTTAAAGACGATTAATGTCAGAAGTATGGGGACTAACCATACTGCTGTATTTTATGATGGTGTGCAATTAGGAAATGCACAAAACGGACAAGTCGATCTGGGCAAATTCTCCTTAGATAATATTGAAGAAATAGAACTTTATAATGGGCAAAAGAGTACCATTTTCCAATCCGCAAGAGGTTTCGCCTCCGGAAGTTCTTTATACCTGAATGCTAAACAACCTGAGTTTGAAAATGGACAGACCGATCATCTCAAAGCTTCTGTTAAAGGGGGATCATTCGGGCTGATTAATCCTAGTGTGTTATGGCAGCATAAAATCAGTGATGCAGTTTCGGCCTCTTTGAGTACAGAATATAAAAATGCCAATGGCCGCTATAAGTTCAGGTATACCAATGGGGTTTATGACAGCACATTTGTAAGAAAAAACGCAGATATAGAAACGATGCGTGTGGAGGCCGGATTGAATGGTAAATTACAGGATAGTAGTGTCTGGGCAGCTAAAGTTTATTATTATAAAGATCATCAGGGACTGCCTGGTGCAATTGTGAGCAATAGGTATGACTTTACCCAACGCTTATGGAATGAGAACTTTTTTGTACAATCCAGCTATAAAAAAGAAAAGGGAAGATATAACCTGATGGCCTCAGCAAAATATGCGCAGGACTATGTGCGGTATCTGGATCCTGATTTTGTCAAAGACGATGGATTCCTGGACAATAGATTCAAACAACGGGAGCTTTATTTATCGCTGACCAACCGCTATAAAATCAATTCATTCTGGGACGTTGTTTTATCAGGTGATTATCAGTATAACACGCTGGATGCAAATCTCGACTACTTTGCTTATCCCACCAGAAACACCTTTTTGACGGCACTGGCTACTCTAATCCATTTCGATAGAATAGATGTGCAGGCCAATTTACTCAGCACTTATGTAAATGATAAAGTAAAGCAGTTTTTCTCTGCCGGAAACAAAAATGAACTTACGCCTACAGTAATGGTTTCGTGGCAGCCATTTGACCACCTGAAGGAATTCCGTATACGTAGTTTTTACAAGAGCATTTTTCGTATGCCTACTTTTAACGATTTGTATTATACCTCTATTGGCAATACACTGCTCAAACCAGAGTATACGAAGCAATATGACCTGGGATTTACCTATATCAAAGTGTTTAAAGGCCATAGATTGCAACAAATATCAATTCAGACTGATGCTTACTATAATAGCGTAAAGAACAAAATTGTTGCTGTACCAAGCGCAAATCTGTTCCGCTGGAGCATGCAAAACTTAGGAAAAGTACAAATTAAAGGGTTGGATGTGAATATTCAGACGGCATGGGGCATCATGGCGGACCTTTCGTTAACTACCGGGTTAACTTATACCTATCAGCAAGCGCTGAACGTAACCAATAAAAACCTGAACTATAGAAATCAAATTGTATATACACCTGTAAATAGTGGTTCCTTCATTTTGGGGGCTGACTGGAAAAATCTGGCTATGAATTATAGTTATATCTATGTCGGTCAGCGGTTTAATCAGGGGGCTAATAATGTATATAATTATGTGCCAGCCTGGTATACACATGACATTGCCTTTCATTATACCAAAATGTTGAAGCACGATCGCTTCCGCCTTTCTGCTGAAGTAAACAACTTCCTGAATCAATATTACGATGTGATTGCCAATTTCCCGATGCCCGGCCGCTCTTACCGTTTCACTTTAGCTTACTCTTATTAA
- a CDS encoding YncE family protein, whose protein sequence is MKKQLLYRLSLAVMLSASLFSCRKDPQPAPEQVEILEPTPSGPVKGLYLLNEGNMNMNKASLDYLDLATGVYRRNIYNQANPEIVKGLGDVGNDIGVYGSKVYVVVNLSHKIEVLNAKTGKKLGQIPLVSARYITFYKGKAYASAYLGALGDPTAGNGVVIEIDTATLTEKRRVEVGRQPEELAVVRGKLFVANSGGYSATNYERTVSVIDLNSFQVTNKIDVAINLHRLKADKYGDLYVSSRGDYFDIPSKLFVIDTQTEKVKKSFDIGVSEIVIDGDLAYYYSTEYSYETDKNKITYGMIDVKTETPLSKSFITDGTNEKITVPYGIAVNPITKDVFVTDAKDYVSPGTLYCFTPAGIKKLEVTTGDIPAHFAFVY, encoded by the coding sequence ATGAAAAAACAGCTCCTTTATCGTTTATCACTGGCCGTTATGTTGTCAGCATCCCTGTTTTCGTGCAGGAAGGATCCTCAGCCAGCTCCAGAACAAGTCGAAATACTGGAACCAACACCGTCTGGTCCTGTAAAAGGTCTTTATCTGCTCAATGAAGGCAATATGAATATGAATAAAGCCTCATTGGACTATCTGGATTTAGCAACCGGTGTATATCGCCGGAATATCTATAACCAGGCCAATCCTGAAATCGTTAAAGGATTGGGTGATGTAGGTAATGATATAGGTGTATATGGTTCTAAAGTATATGTAGTGGTGAATCTTTCTCATAAAATAGAGGTTTTGAATGCTAAAACAGGTAAAAAACTGGGTCAAATTCCCTTGGTAAGTGCCAGATATATTACTTTCTATAAGGGCAAAGCTTATGCAAGTGCCTACTTAGGTGCTTTAGGTGACCCTACAGCAGGTAATGGGGTTGTTATTGAGATTGACACCGCAACGCTTACTGAAAAAAGACGTGTTGAAGTTGGCCGTCAGCCAGAAGAGCTGGCTGTAGTGAGAGGTAAATTATTTGTAGCCAATTCTGGCGGTTACAGTGCTACAAATTATGAAAGAACGGTTTCTGTGATTGATCTGAATAGCTTTCAGGTAACCAATAAGATTGATGTGGCTATTAATCTTCATCGTCTGAAGGCAGATAAGTATGGTGATTTATATGTGAGTTCAAGAGGTGATTACTTTGATATACCTTCGAAACTTTTCGTGATTGATACCCAGACTGAAAAGGTGAAAAAATCATTTGATATTGGGGTTAGTGAAATCGTAATAGATGGTGATCTTGCTTATTACTATAGTACTGAGTATAGTTATGAAACAGATAAAAACAAAATTACCTATGGAATGATTGATGTGAAAACAGAGACTCCATTGAGCAAGAGTTTCATTACCGATGGTACAAATGAAAAAATAACAGTTCCATATGGAATTGCGGTTAACCCGATTACCAAAGATGTATTTGTAACTGACGCGAAGGATTATGTTTCTCCAGGTACATTATATTGTTTTACTCCTGCGGGCATAAAGAAACTTGAAGTAACCACAGGTGATATTCCTGCACATTTTGCTTTTGTTTATTAA
- a CDS encoding PKD domain-containing protein, with the protein MNTNLKPLLIALMGAAVFAGCKKDVNNANGVKPGKEVNAVNSKFISKVYEYLPAPGQFINESLGSLAGAQRIIGDVSQTGMVSLGGYGGYIVFGFDHSVINRVGHDFTIYGNPLGPVLQWSEPGIVMVSQDANGNGLPDDAWYEVAGSEYTSPSTIKNYQITYTNPKATADVNWTDNQGNSGKVQVNQFHRHNYYPLFAQNQETLTFNGTLLRSTWGMEGSVYVNRAFTYGYADSWSTGDYYEQNMFNSFDIAWAVNSAGQPANLSKIDFIKVYTGQNEKGNTMLGEISTEVRGAVDLNIN; encoded by the coding sequence ATGAACACAAATTTAAAACCTCTTTTAATCGCACTCATGGGGGCTGCTGTATTTGCAGGATGTAAAAAAGATGTAAACAATGCCAATGGGGTAAAACCTGGAAAAGAAGTAAATGCTGTAAACAGTAAATTCATCTCTAAGGTATATGAATACCTGCCTGCACCAGGACAATTTATTAATGAAAGTCTGGGCAGTTTAGCTGGTGCACAGCGTATCATTGGTGATGTGAGCCAGACTGGTATGGTTTCCCTTGGTGGCTACGGTGGGTATATCGTTTTTGGCTTTGATCATTCCGTAATCAACAGGGTAGGACATGATTTTACTATTTATGGTAATCCTTTAGGCCCCGTATTGCAATGGTCTGAACCAGGTATTGTAATGGTTAGCCAGGATGCTAATGGCAATGGTCTGCCTGATGATGCGTGGTATGAAGTTGCTGGTAGTGAATATACTTCACCAAGTACGATTAAGAATTATCAGATTACTTATACTAATCCAAAAGCTACTGCCGATGTAAATTGGACAGATAATCAAGGTAATTCCGGAAAGGTACAAGTTAACCAGTTTCATAGACATAACTATTACCCGCTGTTTGCACAAAATCAAGAAACGCTTACGTTTAACGGAACATTATTAAGATCTACATGGGGTATGGAAGGTAGCGTCTATGTTAACCGTGCTTTTACTTATGGATATGCTGATAGCTGGTCAACGGGTGATTATTATGAGCAGAATATGTTCAACTCGTTTGATATTGCCTGGGCTGTTAATAGTGCTGGTCAGCCGGCTAATCTTTCGAAAATAGATTTCATTAAGGTTTATACCGGACAGAATGAAAAAGGAAATACGATGTTAGGTGAAATTTCGACCGAAGTGAGAGGTGCCGTAGATTTAAATATTAACTAA
- a CDS encoding DUF5074 domain-containing protein, whose protein sequence is MNFKKLIPYLFAGLSMLAIASCKKDNEKELLLQPQATESLKNNGKDSITVSDTLLLHPKLANTKNAIYSWTVNGARTGSDSVFTFKAINKGDFKISFKAATPGGEVTVDYQIHVWDKYENGFYLVNEGWFGHGTGTVSFYRYNTNKMEDSIFVKENPAKDLNPVSSTLQSGVVFKNKFYLVSKVGGPMVVTDEYSMKELARVPSQGGNDWRSFVGISETKGLLSSGKGVFPVDLNTLAIGRTIDGVGGQVGDMIKQGDYIFVLSSTDGIVILNAADNKVVKKIAGASVGFTRTMDGNIWAAGGTKLFKINAALDVESITAPFTVFGSWGAWHPGSITASTKENAVFIAKNGSFSGGTTIYKYISGSTASLQAPFLTLPAGKILYGAGLSYNAKLDQLLVSTVQSGFGENFSVNNLYFYDPITAVIKKTVSYNGYYFPSVIVAHQ, encoded by the coding sequence ATGAATTTTAAAAAATTAATACCTTATTTATTTGCCGGTTTATCTATGCTGGCCATTGCTTCATGTAAAAAGGATAATGAAAAAGAGCTTTTGCTTCAGCCACAGGCCACAGAATCTTTAAAGAACAATGGAAAGGATTCTATTACAGTTAGTGATACCCTGTTATTACATCCAAAGCTTGCCAATACTAAAAATGCGATTTACAGCTGGACAGTGAATGGTGCGCGTACCGGATCTGATTCTGTATTTACATTTAAAGCGATAAATAAAGGAGATTTTAAGATAAGTTTTAAAGCAGCTACTCCTGGTGGTGAAGTCACTGTTGATTACCAGATCCACGTTTGGGATAAATATGAGAATGGTTTTTACCTTGTGAATGAAGGCTGGTTCGGACATGGAACAGGAACGGTAAGTTTTTACCGGTACAATACCAATAAAATGGAGGATAGCATCTTTGTCAAAGAAAACCCTGCGAAAGATCTGAATCCGGTATCTTCTACTTTACAATCAGGCGTTGTTTTTAAAAACAAATTCTACCTGGTTTCAAAGGTAGGAGGGCCGATGGTAGTTACCGATGAATACAGTATGAAAGAACTGGCACGGGTACCAAGTCAGGGTGGCAATGACTGGCGCTCATTTGTGGGTATTAGTGAGACTAAAGGTCTTCTGAGCTCAGGTAAAGGAGTGTTTCCGGTTGATTTAAATACATTGGCTATCGGCAGGACGATTGATGGTGTAGGTGGTCAGGTTGGCGATATGATCAAACAAGGTGATTACATTTTTGTGCTTTCTTCAACAGATGGTATAGTGATCCTGAATGCCGCCGACAATAAAGTAGTGAAAAAGATTGCTGGTGCTTCTGTAGGTTTCACCCGTACGATGGATGGAAATATCTGGGCTGCGGGAGGTACTAAGCTGTTTAAAATCAATGCTGCACTGGATGTTGAATCAATTACAGCTCCTTTTACAGTTTTTGGTTCATGGGGTGCATGGCATCCTGGATCTATTACTGCTTCTACCAAAGAGAATGCTGTTTTTATTGCTAAAAATGGATCTTTTAGTGGTGGTACAACGATCTATAAATATATTTCCGGAAGTACTGCTTCTTTGCAAGCTCCTTTTTTAACCTTACCTGCAGGTAAGATACTTTACGGTGCTGGTTTAAGCTATAATGCAAAGTTGGATCAGTTATTGGTCAGTACTGTACAGTCTGGCTTCGGAGAAAACTTTAGTGTAAACAACTTATATTTCTATGATCCGATAACAGCTGTCATTAAAAAGACAGTTTCTTATAATGGTTATTACTTTCCTTCGGTAATCGTAGCCCATCAATAA
- a CDS encoding STN and carboxypeptidase regulatory-like domain-containing protein — protein MNRKLLLLCFLSLIACKIYAQQNHQAENLSRRVTIKVKNQKIAEVLTQISTSGNFYFAYEGSLFNTDSLVNLSVQNTPVRTILDQLFRGKIDYKETGQHIILRSANLHLTIEPDNITTAERLYLISGYVIDTKTGAKIKQASVYEKRLLQSTLTNNDGYFKLRFKGDYNEVVLTASKEAYRDTTLIFLSNITIKPQSYEDTSSARKSKVSNLVENMGIGRFFVSSKQRFQSLNLSGFLANSPFQASLTPGLSSHGMMSSQVINKASFNILGGYSAGLDGLEMAGLFNMDKTDVGIIQLAGLFNIVGGSVKGVQMAGAVNSVIGNVDAIQAGGLVNYVRGNTYGLQMAGVMNFVKGDMYGAQIAGLYNHTRKNLQGLQMAGAVNINNGTLKGAQIAGLFNYAKTVKGVQFGLVNVADSSSGYSIGLINIVKKNGYHQISLSGNELINANLSLKTGTKKLYTILMAGRNFSDTAKISSFGFGLGHEIQLNQKLSIGVEYLSQFISTGKWSETSSLNKLQLNLQFKIANGLTIFGGPSYSLYATDYAQGSGVKGFKQQVPPSYAHKFNSTTSGWLGWNIGITLF, from the coding sequence ATGAACAGGAAATTACTTTTACTATGTTTTTTATCCCTCATTGCCTGTAAAATATATGCACAACAAAACCATCAGGCTGAAAATTTATCCAGGCGCGTTACCATTAAGGTAAAAAATCAGAAAATTGCCGAAGTACTCACCCAGATCAGTACTTCCGGCAATTTTTATTTTGCCTATGAGGGGAGTTTGTTTAATACCGATAGCCTCGTTAACCTTTCTGTTCAAAATACCCCGGTAAGAACTATCCTGGACCAATTGTTCAGAGGTAAAATAGACTATAAAGAAACCGGGCAGCATATTATTTTACGCTCAGCAAACCTGCATCTCACCATAGAGCCCGATAACATTACGACTGCCGAACGTTTATACCTGATCAGCGGATACGTGATCGACACTAAAACAGGAGCAAAAATTAAACAGGCCAGTGTTTATGAAAAAAGACTGCTTCAATCTACCCTGACCAATAACGATGGTTATTTCAAACTCCGTTTCAAGGGTGACTACAATGAAGTGGTCCTTACTGCCAGTAAAGAGGCCTACCGTGACACCACGCTGATCTTCCTATCTAATATCACGATTAAACCCCAGAGTTATGAAGACACTTCCTCAGCGCGTAAAAGCAAAGTAAGCAACCTGGTAGAAAACATGGGAATCGGAAGGTTCTTTGTTTCTTCCAAACAAAGGTTCCAGAGTTTAAACCTCTCTGGTTTTCTGGCGAACAGTCCGTTTCAAGCCTCTCTTACCCCTGGCTTAAGCTCACACGGAATGATGAGTTCACAAGTGATCAATAAAGCCTCCTTCAATATTTTAGGAGGATATTCAGCAGGACTGGATGGTCTTGAAATGGCAGGCCTATTCAATATGGATAAAACAGATGTAGGTATAATACAGCTGGCAGGCCTGTTTAATATTGTCGGCGGATCTGTAAAAGGCGTACAAATGGCAGGAGCAGTAAACTCAGTTATCGGAAATGTTGATGCGATACAAGCAGGTGGTTTGGTCAATTATGTCCGGGGAAATACCTATGGCCTGCAAATGGCCGGAGTAATGAATTTTGTTAAAGGAGATATGTATGGGGCTCAGATTGCCGGTTTATATAACCATACCCGAAAAAATCTCCAGGGATTACAAATGGCAGGCGCAGTGAATATCAATAACGGAACTTTAAAAGGTGCACAGATCGCTGGATTATTTAATTATGCCAAAACAGTTAAAGGCGTACAATTTGGTTTGGTGAATGTTGCTGACAGCTCTTCGGGTTATAGCATCGGTTTGATTAACATCGTTAAAAAGAATGGCTACCACCAAATCAGTTTGTCCGGTAATGAGCTCATTAATGCAAATTTAAGCCTTAAAACAGGTACTAAAAAACTTTATACTATCCTGATGGCCGGAAGAAATTTCTCAGATACTGCAAAAATATCTTCTTTCGGTTTTGGATTGGGACATGAAATACAGCTGAATCAAAAATTATCCATTGGAGTTGAATATCTTTCTCAATTTATTTCTACAGGTAAATGGTCTGAGACTTCCAGCCTCAATAAGTTACAACTAAACTTACAGTTTAAAATAGCGAATGGACTAACTATTTTTGGTGGCCCATCGTATTCTCTTTATGCTACAGATTATGCACAAGGTTCAGGCGTAAAAGGATTCAAACAGCAAGTTCCACCCAGTTACGCACATAAATTCAATTCTACAACCAGCGGTTGGTTAGGCTGGAATATAGGAATCACTTTATTTTAA